A window of Natranaerovirga pectinivora contains these coding sequences:
- a CDS encoding sugar ABC transporter ATP-binding protein has translation MEIIKNGKNEKPLIRVEKLSKHFGVTIALNEVSFEIPKGVICGLVGENGSGKSTFASIFAGIIEETKGEIYFEDKLWKPCDVLEAQKNGVAMIVQETGTIENITVAENIFLGQEMLFSNGLFISRKKMFAAAQEILDDLEISSFRADTPTHRLDMQGRKLVEIAKAMYWKPKVFTVDETTTVLSHTGRQLLYSLMKKLTNNGTTVIFISHDLEELEEQCDIISVLRDGEFVGTLKREEFDTDRLKQMMIGRNLEGNYYHADDEGYSDEVVLRAENITTLEDLLCFNIELHKGEVLGIGGLSDCGMHTLGKALFGAEKVLDGKVNLGDGTVIDNTKTAVEHKMGYMSKNRDKESLALNATVKENIVSIAHDVNRMFGPIISFKKEAGYAKKQIKDLSIKCASPNHLVSTLSGGNKQKIVFGKWMGVDSQIIIMDCPTRGVDIGVKAAMYKLIYDMKKSGKSILLISEELPELIGMSDRIIIMRDGEISAEIQRSEGFNEQKLIDAMI, from the coding sequence ATGGAAATAATAAAGAATGGTAAAAACGAAAAACCTTTAATCCGAGTAGAAAAATTAAGCAAGCATTTTGGTGTGACCATTGCTTTGAATGAAGTATCCTTTGAGATTCCCAAAGGGGTAATATGTGGATTGGTTGGAGAAAACGGAAGTGGAAAATCAACATTTGCTTCAATTTTTGCAGGGATAATCGAAGAAACAAAAGGTGAGATTTATTTTGAAGATAAATTATGGAAGCCTTGTGATGTTTTAGAGGCACAAAAAAATGGTGTTGCTATGATTGTCCAGGAAACAGGGACTATTGAAAATATAACAGTAGCTGAAAATATATTTTTGGGTCAAGAAATGTTGTTTTCTAATGGGCTTTTCATTAGTCGAAAAAAAATGTTTGCAGCAGCTCAAGAAATACTAGATGATCTTGAAATTAGTTCTTTTAGAGCAGACACACCAACCCATCGATTAGACATGCAGGGTAGAAAACTTGTTGAGATTGCTAAAGCTATGTACTGGAAGCCTAAAGTTTTTACTGTGGATGAGACAACAACGGTTTTATCTCATACAGGTCGACAATTATTGTATTCTTTAATGAAGAAGTTAACAAATAATGGAACAACAGTAATTTTTATCAGTCATGACTTGGAAGAACTTGAAGAACAGTGTGATATCATCAGTGTTTTGCGTGATGGAGAATTCGTAGGTACTTTGAAAAGAGAAGAATTTGACACTGACCGTCTTAAGCAGATGATGATTGGACGAAATCTGGAAGGCAATTATTATCATGCTGATGATGAAGGGTATTCTGATGAAGTGGTTTTGCGAGCGGAGAACATTACAACTTTGGAAGATCTTCTTTGTTTTAATATTGAGCTACATAAAGGAGAAGTCCTTGGAATCGGTGGATTATCAGATTGTGGTATGCACACCTTGGGAAAAGCATTGTTTGGTGCAGAAAAAGTCCTTGACGGTAAAGTTAACTTAGGAGATGGAACAGTCATCGATAATACAAAAACAGCAGTAGAACATAAAATGGGCTATATGTCTAAAAACAGGGATAAAGAATCTTTGGCGTTAAATGCTACGGTTAAGGAAAATATTGTAAGTATTGCTCACGATGTTAATCGAATGTTTGGACCTATCATTTCATTTAAGAAAGAAGCAGGCTATGCTAAGAAACAAATCAAAGATTTATCAATTAAATGTGCTTCACCAAATCATTTGGTCAGCACTTTATCCGGTGGTAATAAGCAGAAAATTGTTTTTGGAAAGTGGATGGGTGTTGATTCTCAAATTATTATTATGGATTGCCCAACAAGAGGTGTTGATATCGGTGTTAAAGCAGCAATGTATAAATTGATTTACGACATGAAGAAAAGTGGTAAGTCCATTCTGTTAATCAGTGAAGAATTACCGGAGCTTATTGGAATGAGTGATAGGATTATTATCATGAGAGATGGCGAAATAAGCGCAGAGATTCAAAGAAGTGAAGGATTTAATGAACAGAAGTTGATTGACGCAATGATATAG
- a CDS encoding glycoside hydrolase family 2 protein, protein MRKQYSLNKGWRFDKATEGNDKFSGYLGQRGVEINLPHTWNTGTDNFRGLCMYQKVLKIEEEHQKDHIFLEFLGANSVCRVYLNDKYIGEHRGGYSTFRFDITQVYDWKKENILRVYVDNGHTNDVSPLMGDFTIYGGLYRSVNLICVPSSHFDLLFYGSDGVILQSEVDENDNGVLNIDCHVVNGEDLFLEMEVLDAEGIVVIKSESLPENRKQTLIIKKCEFWNGKSNPYLYQLTATLRSEQKIYDQVKLPFGFRQCHLNSETGFILNNEPMKINGVAKHQDFSGVGNAITSEHINKSFELIEEIGANALRLSHYQHAQEVYDLCDQLGYVTWAEIPMMSMPNHEGVLDNAKEQLMELVYQNCHHPSICFWGIQNEIAMGGESLAMYKGVHELNDLFHTIMPNGISASANMYYVKNPSPLNFITDMLGYNLYYGWYYEEIEKLDEWFDQFHKENPGVNLGMSEYGADSNLAFHSDNPKVKDYSEEFQSLYHEKTYAIIESKPYLWGSFVWNMFDFGSDIRDEGGTKGKNCKGLITFDREIKKDAFYFYKAKWSDKFFVHICEKRYVNRSDEEITVKVYSNLKNVTLFINDVQVGSLEGETIFSFKNVPLQKGDNKVVVIANQNGNEYQDMAVFVRKDTKDESYVFVDPNPGLNVENWFTQEKGELDFFPEGYYSIKDKIGDLMESKEAWRVLEEKVPQVVKRSSPGSPITLMWVFDKMRNHFSEEAILEINSQLIKIPKK, encoded by the coding sequence ATGAGAAAACAATATTCATTAAATAAAGGATGGCGTTTTGATAAAGCTACAGAGGGAAATGATAAATTCTCCGGCTACCTTGGTCAAAGAGGTGTTGAGATAAACTTACCACATACATGGAATACAGGAACTGATAATTTTAGAGGTTTATGTATGTACCAAAAGGTGTTAAAAATAGAAGAAGAACATCAAAAAGATCACATATTTTTAGAGTTTTTAGGTGCAAATTCAGTATGTCGAGTATATTTGAATGACAAATATATTGGAGAACATCGAGGTGGGTATTCGACTTTTAGATTCGATATTACCCAAGTATACGATTGGAAAAAAGAGAACATTCTTCGTGTATACGTTGATAATGGTCATACTAACGACGTTTCACCCCTGATGGGTGACTTTACCATATACGGAGGACTATATCGTTCTGTCAATTTGATTTGTGTACCTAGTTCTCATTTTGATTTATTATTTTATGGTAGCGATGGTGTTATACTTCAAAGCGAAGTTGATGAAAATGATAATGGTGTTTTAAATATTGATTGCCACGTTGTGAATGGAGAAGATTTATTTCTCGAGATGGAAGTACTTGATGCAGAAGGCATAGTCGTAATCAAGAGTGAAAGTTTACCAGAGAATAGAAAACAAACCTTAATCATTAAGAAATGTGAATTTTGGAATGGTAAATCTAATCCTTATTTATATCAGCTAACAGCAACATTGAGATCGGAACAAAAAATCTACGATCAAGTCAAACTGCCTTTTGGCTTTAGACAATGCCATTTAAACAGTGAGACAGGATTTATATTAAATAATGAGCCTATGAAGATTAATGGTGTAGCAAAACATCAGGATTTTTCAGGTGTGGGTAATGCGATCACATCAGAACATATTAATAAGAGTTTTGAATTAATTGAGGAAATTGGTGCAAATGCATTAAGACTTTCACATTATCAGCACGCTCAAGAAGTATATGATTTGTGTGATCAATTAGGTTATGTAACCTGGGCTGAGATACCGATGATGTCAATGCCCAATCATGAAGGTGTGCTAGACAATGCTAAAGAACAGCTTATGGAATTAGTGTATCAAAATTGTCACCATCCTTCTATTTGTTTTTGGGGGATTCAAAATGAAATCGCCATGGGTGGAGAATCCTTAGCCATGTATAAAGGTGTACATGAACTTAATGATCTATTCCATACCATTATGCCTAATGGTATATCGGCTTCAGCAAATATGTATTATGTTAAAAATCCAAGTCCTTTGAATTTTATTACAGATATGCTTGGTTATAACTTATATTATGGATGGTATTATGAGGAAATTGAAAAATTAGATGAATGGTTTGATCAGTTTCACAAAGAAAATCCTGGGGTCAATTTAGGTATGTCGGAATATGGTGCGGACAGTAATTTAGCATTCCACTCAGACAACCCTAAAGTAAAAGATTATTCAGAGGAATTCCAATCATTATACCATGAAAAAACATATGCGATTATCGAATCTAAACCGTATTTATGGGGAAGTTTTGTATGGAATATGTTTGATTTTGGTAGTGATATACGTGATGAAGGCGGAACTAAAGGAAAAAATTGTAAAGGCTTGATTACTTTTGATAGAGAAATAAAAAAAGATGCATTCTATTTTTATAAAGCTAAGTGGTCTGATAAATTTTTTGTTCATATTTGTGAAAAAAGATACGTTAATAGAAGTGATGAAGAGATTACGGTTAAAGTATACAGTAATTTAAAAAATGTTACGTTATTTATCAACGATGTACAAGTTGGCTCATTAGAAGGAGAAACAATTTTTAGCTTTAAAAATGTTCCATTGCAAAAGGGTGACAATAAAGTTGTTGTAATAGCAAATCAAAATGGAAATGAATATCAAGATATGGCAGTCTTTGTAAGAAAAGACACCAAAGATGAATCTTATGTTTTTGTTGATCCCAATCCAGGACTTAATGTAGAAAATTGGTTTACTCAGGAGAAAGGTGAATTAGACTTTTTTCCTGAAGGTTATTATTCTATTAAGGATAAGATTGGTGATTTAATGGAAAGCAAAGAGGCTTGGAGGGTGTTAGAAGAAAAAGTGCCCCAAGTTGTTAAACGCTCCTCCCCAGGATCACCAATAACTTTAATGTGGGTCTTTGATAAAATGCGAAATCATTTTTCAGAAGAGGCAATTTTGGAGATTAACAGTCAGTTGATTAAAATTCCAAAAAAGTAA
- a CDS encoding helix-turn-helix domain-containing protein encodes MNNKTLDFISKLLSDTMKVDMHYFIEPYNDLSTFDRFLRNSLQNSEILYNQVQRFVQTIDHNTFYILKDGYHLNYIFFYPYEYKKDLISIGPYFNTQIDDDYWLEITNENKLSMVQVQKLKGFLYGMPTIDNNLHLISIINNIVHYINPETEPYTVKYHEMSNKKNGDDLYQPKNDFDVYANRVFERYKTEQRLLKYISNGDQKSALAEAEKFVSAPFEPRLKNSLRNLKYLLSTANALFRKSIERNEIHPIYLHEISSKFVNQIENASTSTALNNLYEKMIRDYCLLVRNKSTNQYSPTVRQILHHIEFNLDSKLNLNDLAEKYNLSVPYLSSLFKKEVGITIIKYINQLRIQTAIKLLNTSLLSIQEIASFVGIYDFNYFTKIFKKETGITPSDYRKNLFCDTDDEE; translated from the coding sequence ATGAATAATAAAACATTAGACTTTATTTCAAAATTATTATCAGATACTATGAAAGTAGATATGCATTATTTTATTGAACCTTACAATGACCTTTCTACATTTGACCGTTTTCTAAGAAATAGTCTTCAGAATTCAGAAATCTTATACAACCAAGTACAACGTTTTGTTCAAACAATAGATCATAATACTTTCTACATATTAAAAGACGGCTACCACCTCAATTATATATTTTTCTATCCTTACGAATATAAAAAAGACTTAATCTCTATTGGACCTTACTTCAACACTCAGATAGACGACGATTACTGGCTTGAAATTACAAACGAGAACAAACTTTCAATGGTTCAAGTGCAAAAACTAAAGGGCTTTCTTTATGGTATGCCGACCATTGATAATAACCTTCATTTAATCTCAATCATAAATAATATTGTTCATTATATTAATCCTGAAACAGAACCATATACAGTAAAATATCATGAAATGTCAAATAAAAAAAATGGTGATGATTTGTATCAGCCAAAAAATGATTTTGATGTTTATGCCAATCGGGTTTTTGAACGATATAAAACGGAGCAAAGACTATTAAAATACATCAGTAACGGAGATCAAAAAAGTGCATTAGCTGAAGCAGAAAAGTTCGTTAGTGCCCCTTTTGAACCTAGGTTAAAAAACTCTTTACGGAATCTAAAATATTTACTTAGCACTGCCAATGCTTTATTTAGAAAATCTATAGAAAGAAACGAAATTCACCCAATATATCTTCATGAGATTTCTAGTAAATTTGTTAATCAAATTGAAAATGCTTCTACAAGTACCGCCTTAAACAACTTGTATGAAAAAATGATTCGAGACTATTGTCTATTAGTACGAAATAAATCAACCAATCAATATTCACCAACGGTTCGTCAGATCTTACACCATATTGAGTTCAATCTTGATTCAAAACTCAATCTAAACGATCTTGCTGAAAAATATAATTTATCTGTTCCGTATTTATCCAGTCTCTTTAAAAAAGAAGTAGGGATAACAATTATCAAGTACATTAATCAATTACGTATTCAAACCGCTATTAAGCTCCTGAATACCAGTTTATTGTCCATTCAAGAGATTGCTTCTTTTGTTGGTATATATGATTTTAATTACTTTACAAAAATTTTCAAGAAAGAAACTGGTATTACACCAAGTGATTATAGAAAGAATCTATTCTGCGATACCGATGATGAAGAATAA
- a CDS encoding PAS domain-containing protein: protein MKKEIEFITIDGRGEHESFRDCITKAVKELKPNEGIHIIKDFEPFPMYKMMEDKGFDKVVEKVSDEEYHVYFTPKKQLEKIQMGEHLDLDDKKIEKIIDIKVKYLKGIISLQEAKDQMKKVGKVTAQEFAICEQYLQQYAITDDELAERMDEILDISEGVLVSDGLDLPEGHPIHTYLLEIKAIRNVLAEMKEMQTKKFIKNQWAELYEKLSEINIHFARKQNQLFAALESKGFDKPSKVMWTLDNNIRDIIKKAKGFLDSDQDQGFFDIQNEVIEMVEDMMIKEEEILFPTSMDLLEEEDFVKMRKGDDEIGYCLIETPVSYGDEKDVKTEISSNNELIKDLASLLQKHGVLGKTKDSNEVLDVSQGKMTLEQINLIFKHLNVDLSYVDENEVVKFYSDTKHRVFPRSPGVIGRKVQNCHPRESVGTVEEIIKAFKSGEQDEAEFWLELGGKFIYIIYTAVRDEEGNFRGVLEMMQDVTRIRSLEGSQRLLSWNKDNKEGQDKNTNDKVESNNSYGITKDTIIGELVKEYPFVKDFLLSLSPKFKKLKNPILFKTMSSIATLEMISQRGELDIEDVINKITKAIEAKSV from the coding sequence ATGAAAAAAGAAATAGAGTTTATAACAATAGATGGCCGTGGCGAACATGAATCCTTTAGAGACTGTATAACAAAAGCAGTGAAAGAATTAAAACCAAATGAAGGCATTCATATCATAAAAGACTTTGAACCATTTCCAATGTACAAAATGATGGAAGATAAAGGCTTTGATAAGGTAGTAGAAAAAGTGAGTGATGAAGAATATCATGTGTATTTTACGCCTAAAAAACAATTGGAAAAGATTCAAATGGGAGAACATCTGGATTTAGACGATAAAAAAATTGAGAAAATCATTGATATAAAAGTAAAATACCTTAAAGGAATTATTTCTTTACAAGAAGCAAAAGACCAGATGAAGAAAGTGGGAAAGGTAACAGCACAAGAATTTGCTATATGTGAGCAATATTTACAACAATATGCTATTACAGATGATGAATTGGCTGAAAGAATGGACGAAATCTTAGATATATCTGAAGGCGTATTGGTGAGTGACGGTTTAGACCTTCCAGAGGGGCATCCTATACACACATACTTACTTGAAATTAAAGCCATTAGAAACGTATTAGCAGAGATGAAAGAAATGCAAACTAAAAAATTCATTAAAAATCAATGGGCTGAATTATATGAAAAACTAAGTGAAATCAATATACATTTTGCAAGAAAGCAAAATCAACTTTTTGCGGCATTAGAAAGCAAAGGATTTGACAAACCCTCAAAAGTGATGTGGACTTTAGATAATAACATTAGAGACATTATTAAAAAAGCAAAAGGATTTTTGGATTCAGATCAAGATCAAGGGTTTTTTGATATTCAGAATGAAGTCATAGAGATGGTTGAAGATATGATGATTAAAGAGGAAGAAATTTTATTTCCAACTTCTATGGACCTATTAGAGGAGGAAGACTTTGTTAAAATGAGAAAAGGCGATGATGAGATAGGGTATTGCTTAATAGAAACACCAGTATCTTATGGCGATGAAAAAGATGTCAAAACTGAAATAAGTTCAAATAATGAATTGATAAAAGATTTAGCAAGTTTGCTTCAAAAACACGGTGTATTAGGTAAAACAAAAGATTCAAACGAAGTATTAGACGTAAGCCAAGGGAAGATGACGCTTGAACAGATTAACTTGATTTTCAAACATTTGAATGTAGACTTATCTTATGTCGATGAAAATGAAGTTGTAAAATTCTATAGTGATACAAAGCATAGGGTATTTCCTAGAAGTCCAGGAGTTATTGGTAGAAAAGTTCAAAATTGTCATCCAAGAGAAAGTGTGGGCACAGTTGAAGAAATCATCAAAGCCTTCAAATCAGGTGAACAAGATGAAGCGGAGTTTTGGCTAGAGTTAGGTGGCAAATTCATCTATATCATCTATACTGCCGTAAGAGATGAAGAAGGTAACTTTAGAGGCGTTTTAGAAATGATGCAAGATGTAACAAGAATTAGAAGCTTAGAAGGCAGTCAAAGATTACTCTCTTGGAATAAAGATAATAAAGAAGGTCAAGATAAAAATACAAATGATAAAGTAGAATCCAATAATTCTTATGGCATCACAAAAGATACGATTATAGGAGAATTGGTAAAAGAATATCCTTTTGTAAAAGACTTTTTATTGTCGTTAAGTCCTAAGTTCAAAAAACTAAAAAATCCAATACTATTTAAAACAATGTCATCTATTGCAACATTAGAAATGATTAGTCAAAGAGGCGAGCTGGATATTGAAGATGTAATCAACAAAATTACAAAAGCAATAGAAGCAAAGAGTGTATAA
- a CDS encoding 6-phosphofructokinase: MSFASNCLVAQSGGPTSAINSSLSGVIEAALNNPKINTVYGAVNGIKGVLNEEVLNLNDIFSDSENIRTLRTTPSMFLGSCRYKLPTVEANENEYKIIFDFFKKYSIKYFFYIGGNDSMDTVAKLNKYAIDNSYEMQIIGIPKTIDNDLVHTDHTPGFGSAAKFVATSVLEMTHDTFCYNIPSVVIVEIMGRNAGWLTAAAALARNEYSDAPDLIYLPEIPFCTEKFIQDIKNVQKTKKNVVVAVSEGIRDEEGNYISATTAPNDSFGHAQLSGTGKSLESLIKSHMDCKIRSVELNILQRSASHISSLTDITEAALVGQKAVEVATNGVSGKMIAMKRINNAPYEVEFVTVDVSEVANKEKAIPREWINEEGNHVNQQLIDYMKPLIQGEVDITFKNGLPNYLPITHLTKRNQ, encoded by the coding sequence ATGTCTTTTGCAAGTAATTGTCTTGTTGCCCAATCTGGTGGGCCAACATCCGCTATTAATTCTAGTTTAAGTGGTGTTATTGAAGCTGCCTTAAACAACCCAAAGATAAATACTGTTTATGGCGCAGTAAACGGAATTAAAGGAGTATTAAACGAAGAGGTATTAAATCTAAATGATATTTTTAGTGATTCTGAAAATATTAGAACATTAAGAACCACACCATCAATGTTCTTAGGTTCTTGTAGATATAAATTACCAACCGTTGAAGCCAATGAAAATGAGTATAAAATAATTTTTGATTTCTTTAAAAAGTATAGCATTAAATATTTCTTCTATATTGGTGGAAACGATTCAATGGATACTGTTGCAAAACTTAACAAATATGCTATTGACAATAGCTATGAAATGCAAATAATCGGAATTCCTAAAACTATTGATAACGATTTAGTGCATACTGATCATACGCCAGGATTTGGCTCAGCAGCTAAATTTGTAGCGACTTCTGTCTTAGAAATGACTCATGATACATTCTGCTATAATATACCATCTGTTGTAATTGTTGAGATAATGGGTAGAAATGCGGGTTGGTTAACTGCTGCTGCTGCATTAGCTCGTAACGAATACAGTGATGCACCTGACTTAATTTATCTTCCAGAAATACCATTTTGCACAGAAAAATTTATTCAAGATATAAAAAATGTTCAAAAAACAAAGAAAAATGTTGTAGTAGCTGTATCTGAAGGCATTAGAGATGAAGAAGGTAATTATATCTCTGCTACGACTGCTCCAAATGATTCATTTGGTCACGCTCAATTAAGTGGTACTGGAAAGAGCTTAGAAAGTCTTATTAAAAGTCATATGGATTGTAAAATTCGTTCAGTTGAATTAAATATATTACAAAGAAGTGCTTCTCATATTTCTTCTTTAACGGATATCACTGAAGCCGCTCTTGTTGGTCAAAAAGCTGTAGAAGTTGCAACAAATGGTGTTTCAGGTAAAATGATAGCAATGAAAAGAATCAATAATGCACCATATGAAGTTGAATTTGTAACTGTTGATGTAAGTGAAGTTGCCAATAAAGAAAAAGCCATTCCAAGAGAATGGATCAATGAAGAAGGCAATCATGTGAATCAGCAACTTATTGATTATATGAAGCCTTTAATCCAAGGTGAAGTTGATATTACTTTCAAAAATGGATTACCTAATTATTTGCCAATCACTCATCTTACAAAACGTAATCAATAA
- a CDS encoding HD-GYP domain-containing protein, translating to MRYVPIDNVTEGMVIGKSLFDLQQQLLLREGSEIKRAYIHKIQSLGIQGLYIQDEVSKEIEIKDVISDTLRHKAVNAIKNVCIFSEQDLKKNSKTSFKDMKNIVKNIVEDIISNKDTIINLIDLKNYDDYTYYHSVNVAVISIVMGISYGLNKDRLIELGLGAVLHDIGKMFIDKQILNKKGVLTEYEFEELKKHPEIGYKYLKETFDIPIASYVGVLQHHERYDGKGYPNQKSGKEISLYGRIIAIADVYDALISNRPYRGALVPSEAMEYIMGNGNALFDTNLIRLFVTKVAPYPIGLTVKLSNGLTGIVVENYEDACMRPKIKIIKDEKNNAIEPYSISLRSETQYRNVTIQEIV from the coding sequence ATGAGATACGTACCAATAGATAATGTTACAGAGGGTATGGTAATTGGTAAAAGTTTGTTTGATTTACAACAACAATTGCTGTTAAGAGAAGGCAGTGAGATAAAAAGAGCCTATATTCATAAAATACAATCATTAGGGATACAAGGGTTATATATTCAAGATGAAGTTTCAAAAGAAATTGAGATAAAAGATGTTATATCTGATACATTAAGACATAAAGCAGTTAATGCCATTAAAAATGTTTGTATTTTTTCGGAGCAAGATCTCAAGAAAAATAGTAAGACAAGTTTTAAGGATATGAAAAACATAGTTAAGAATATTGTTGAAGATATCATTTCCAATAAAGACACTATAATCAATTTAATAGACTTAAAAAATTATGATGATTATACCTATTATCATTCTGTTAACGTTGCAGTTATTTCTATAGTAATGGGAATAAGTTATGGATTGAATAAAGATAGGTTAATTGAATTAGGTTTAGGTGCTGTTTTACATGATATAGGAAAAATGTTTATAGATAAACAAATATTAAATAAAAAAGGCGTTCTAACGGAATACGAGTTCGAAGAACTGAAAAAACACCCAGAAATAGGGTACAAATATCTTAAAGAAACTTTTGATATACCAATAGCTTCATATGTTGGTGTTTTACAGCACCATGAAAGATATGATGGAAAAGGTTATCCAAATCAGAAATCAGGCAAGGAGATATCCCTATATGGCAGAATAATAGCTATTGCCGATGTATATGATGCCTTAATATCTAATAGGCCTTATAGAGGGGCATTGGTGCCCTCAGAAGCAATGGAATATATTATGGGTAATGGAAATGCGTTATTTGATACAAATTTAATAAGGTTGTTTGTAACCAAAGTTGCCCCTTACCCCATTGGTTTGACGGTTAAGTTAAGTAATGGATTAACAGGCATTGTAGTAGAAAATTATGAAGATGCATGTATGAGACCAAAGATTAAAATTATAAAAGATGAGAAAAATAATGCTATAGAACCTTATTCAATATCTTTACGAAGTGAAACTCAATATAGAAATGTTACAATTCAAGAAATAGTGTAA